One Rhodobacteraceae bacterium M385 genomic region harbors:
- a CDS encoding PAS domain-containing protein, with protein MPKDAAVGVPPRNANRETPFHPEELFFSRADRRGIIRGGNGVFCRVSGYQWEELIGSPHKMVRHDDMPKAVFWLMWKAILAGEPLGAYVKNRAKDGGYYWVYAIVIAQDDEFVSVRLKPTSPMLDTAKSLYADIRALEKTGEVTPEESAQALLARLADLGFADYASFMSAALSQEIRARDALIARDPNNRMERFAEMLTFLETIRTEGQTIIDGFKAIEDSPKNMRVHATRLGECAAPLGVISSNFNEIATNIKSGIKPFLDGLDHVAACLGRGLFVNCAVSMLSEIIVQFGAEPDRQFAAFTYDEMDRLKAQHPHQTEQGQEVLEDVLRKLAAFEGACLTLKRTLSGLNIMRVMSEIETARIGDPTGSMGEIIMQLHRFQTLTHSSLSNIETHSGRIQRILRNEISAESRLGVRVDQPQAAQVNANARL; from the coding sequence ATGCCGAAAGATGCCGCCGTTGGGGTGCCGCCCAGAAACGCGAACCGGGAAACGCCTTTTCACCCCGAAGAGCTGTTCTTTTCGCGGGCTGATAGGCGGGGCATCATACGCGGCGGGAATGGCGTGTTTTGCCGGGTCAGCGGCTACCAGTGGGAGGAACTAATTGGCTCACCCCACAAAATGGTACGCCATGATGATATGCCCAAGGCGGTGTTCTGGCTGATGTGGAAAGCCATCTTGGCAGGCGAACCCTTGGGCGCCTATGTCAAAAACCGGGCCAAAGATGGAGGGTATTATTGGGTCTATGCAATTGTAATTGCCCAAGACGACGAATTCGTTTCAGTCCGCCTAAAGCCCACGAGCCCAATGTTGGACACGGCCAAATCACTCTACGCTGACATCCGTGCCTTGGAAAAGACGGGCGAGGTGACGCCGGAAGAAAGCGCACAGGCACTATTGGCGCGGCTGGCGGACCTCGGCTTTGCCGATTACGCCAGCTTCATGTCGGCCGCGCTGTCGCAAGAAATCCGCGCTCGTGACGCGCTGATTGCCCGTGACCCCAACAACCGGATGGAGCGTTTTGCCGAAATGCTCACGTTCCTCGAGACGATCCGAACCGAGGGGCAAACCATCATTGACGGCTTCAAAGCCATTGAAGATTCACCCAAAAACATGCGTGTCCACGCCACCCGATTGGGCGAATGCGCAGCGCCCTTGGGGGTGATATCGTCGAATTTTAATGAGATCGCGACCAATATCAAATCGGGGATCAAGCCGTTTTTGGATGGGTTGGATCATGTGGCGGCGTGTCTGGGCCGTGGCCTGTTCGTGAACTGCGCCGTCAGTATGTTGAGCGAGATTATTGTGCAGTTCGGGGCCGAACCGGACCGCCAATTCGCCGCCTTCACCTATGATGAAATGGACCGTCTGAAGGCGCAACACCCGCATCAGACCGAACAGGGGCAGGAGGTGTTGGAGGACGTTTTGCGCAAACTGGCGGCGTTTGAAGGGGCCTGTCTGACATTGAAGCGGACGCTCTCAGGGCTCAACATCATGCGCGTGATGAGTGAGATTGAAACCGCCCGCATCGGCGATCCCACCGGCAGTATGGGAGAGATCATTATGCAACTGCACCGCTTCCAAACCCTCACGCATTCGAGCCTCAGCAACATTGAAACCCACAGCGGCCGCATCCAACGCATTCTGCGCAATGAGATATCCGCAGAAAGTCGGCTAGGCGTCAGGGTCGATCAACCCCAAGCCGCGCAGGTAAATGCCAATGCCCGCCTCTAG
- a CDS encoding cysteine desulfurase, protein MTYDVEAIRADFPILSREVNGKPLVYLDNGASAQKPKVVIDAITQAYSQEYANVHRGLHYLSNLATEKYEGTRATIARFLGAADEEEIVFTTGTTEAINLVAYSWAMPRMEAGDEIIVTVAEHHANIVPWHFLRERQGVKLVWVDVDANGDLDPQAVIDAMTPRTKLVAMTHMSNVLGSVFDVKTVVDAAHARGVAVLVDGSQSSVHMPVNVDAIGADFYAITGHKLYGPSGSGAIHIKRARMDEMRPFMGGGDMIREVSREVITWNDPPMKFEAGTPGIVQQIGLGVALEYMMSIGMENIAAHEADIAAYATSRLQGLNWLNVQGNSATKGAIFSFTLDGAAHAHDISTVLDKKGVAVRAGHHCAQPLMEHMGVNATARASFGMYNTRGEVDTLIEALELCHELFA, encoded by the coding sequence ATGACCTATGATGTAGAGGCGATCCGCGCCGATTTCCCGATCCTCTCGCGAGAGGTCAACGGCAAGCCCTTGGTCTACCTTGATAACGGCGCCTCGGCCCAGAAACCGAAGGTGGTGATAGATGCAATTACACAGGCCTATTCGCAGGAATATGCGAATGTTCACAGGGGCTTGCACTACCTAAGCAATCTTGCGACCGAGAAGTATGAAGGCACCCGTGCCACCATTGCGCGGTTCCTTGGCGCGGCGGATGAGGAAGAAATCGTCTTCACCACGGGCACCACGGAAGCGATCAATCTGGTGGCCTATTCCTGGGCCATGCCGCGCATGGAAGCGGGCGATGAGATCATCGTGACCGTTGCGGAACACCACGCCAATATCGTGCCATGGCACTTTCTGCGCGAACGCCAAGGGGTGAAATTGGTCTGGGTCGATGTGGACGCCAACGGCGACCTTGATCCGCAAGCGGTGATTGACGCCATGACCCCGCGCACCAAGCTGGTCGCTATGACCCATATGTCCAATGTCTTGGGCAGCGTCTTCGACGTGAAAACCGTTGTCGATGCCGCCCACGCACGCGGCGTTGCGGTGCTGGTCGATGGCTCTCAATCCTCGGTCCATATGCCGGTGAATGTGGATGCCATTGGGGCCGATTTCTACGCGATCACCGGCCACAAACTTTACGGCCCAAGCGGCTCGGGCGCGATCCATATCAAGCGTGCTCGCATGGATGAGATGCGCCCCTTCATGGGCGGTGGCGACATGATCCGGGAAGTGAGCCGCGAGGTTATCACCTGGAACGACCCGCCGATGAAGTTTGAGGCCGGTACGCCGGGCATCGTCCAGCAGATCGGCCTTGGTGTCGCGTTGGAATACATGATGAGCATCGGTATGGAGAACATCGCCGCCCACGAGGCCGATATAGCGGCTTACGCGACCTCTCGTCTGCAGGGGCTCAACTGGTTGAACGTGCAGGGTAATTCCGCCACCAAAGGCGCGATCTTCAGCTTCACCTTGGATGGCGCGGCCCATGCCCATGACATCTCGACCGTGCTGGATAAAAAAGGCGTGGCGGTACGGGCAGGGCACCATTGTGCGCAACCCTTGATGGAGCATATGGGCGTAAACGCCACGGCGCGCGCGTCCTTCGGGATGTATAACACGCGGGGCGAAGTCGATACGCTGATCGAGGCACTGGAGCTGTGCCACGAGCTTTTCGCCTGA